CTCCCCGCGCTATCTCGCCATGCTCATGGCCTATGAGGACAAGCGCTTCTACGACCATGGCGGCGTCGACCCTCTGGCGGTGTTGCGCGCCGGACTGCAATTCGCCGGCGCGGGGCATGTCGTCTCCGGCGGTTCGACGCTGACCATGCAGGTCGCGCGCATCCTGGAGCCGCCGAAAAGTCGCGGCATCGGCACCAAGCTGTTCCAGATGCTGCGCGCCTATCAGCTCGAGGAACGCTATTCCAAGGACGACATCCTCTCGCTCTATCTCACCTTGGCGCCGTTCGGCGGCAATCTCGAAGGCGTGCGCGCGGCATCGCTCTCCTATTTCGGCAAGGATCCGGCGCAGATCGACCTCTCCGAAGCGGCGCTGCTCGTCGCCCTGCCGCAATCTCCGGTCAAGCAACGGCCCGACCGGCACGCGATCCGCGCCGCCAAGGGCCGCGACAAGGTGTTGGCCCGCATGGTGGGCGAGGGCATCGTGACGCAAGGCGATGCCGATGTGGCGCGCCGCGAGGGTGTGCCGTTCGCGCGCCAGGCCATGCCGCTCTCGGCGCCGCATCTCGCCACACGGCTCAAGCTGCGCGACCGGCGCGCGACGCGTATCGTCACCACGCTGGACGCCGGCCTGCAGGGCGCGGTCGAGCGTCTCGCGGCGCAGGAACAACCCTATTTCGGCGATGGCACGGCGCTCGCCATCGTCGTGGTCGAGAACCGCAGCCGCGACGTGCTGGCTTATATGGGCGGCGTGAACTATTGGGGACCGTCCGGCCAGATCGACCTTGCCCAACGCTCGCGCTCGCCGGGCTCGGCGCTCAAGCCTTTCATCTACGGCCTCGCCTTCGACGATCTCATCCTGCACCCCGCCTCGTTGATGAGCGATGCACCGACCATGTTCGGCGATTACGCGCCCAAGGATTTCGAAGGCACCTTCCAGGGCGCGGTGAGCGCGCGCGATGCGCTGCGCATGTCGCTCAACATCCCCGCCGTGATGGTGCTGGACCGCGTCGGCCCGCTCGCCTTCACCACGACGCTGGAGAATGCCGGCGCGCGTCTCGCTTTCCCGGCCGGCGGCGCGGCACCGAGCCTGCCCGTGGCGCTGGGTGGTCTCGGCATCAGCCTGGCCGACATCGCCATGCTCTATGCCGGCATCGCCAATGGCGGCGAAGCGCGGGCGCTGCGCTATGTCAGGGGCACGCCCGATGCCGCCGACCACCGGCTGTTTGGGCCGGTCGCGGCGTTCTACCTGAAGCAGGTTCTGCGCGGCGTCGCGCTGCCGGACGGCTGGGCGATGGGACAGGGCCTGACGCGCAAGCGCGCCATCGCGTTCAAGACCGGCACCTCTTACGGTTATCGCGACGCCTGGTCGGTGGGTTTTTCCAACGACTACACGGTCGGCGTCTGGGTCGGGCGTGCCGACGGCAGCCCGCGCGCCGGCCATGTCGGACGCGAATCCGCCGCACCCCTCCTGCTCAAGACGTTCGAACTGCTGCCGCCCGACCGTCATGCCGACGATCCGCCGCCGGCGGCTGCCATCCTCACCAGCGAGAACGACCAGTTGCCCCCCTCGATGCGCGTGTTCCGCCGCGAGAGCGCGCCGGCGCCGCCGCGCGAAACCACCGTGCCGCCGCCCACCATCGCCTTCCCGCCCAACGGCACCATCGTGCCGCTGCCGGCGGATACGGCGAAGGACCGTTCCATCGTGCTCAAGGCCGATGGCGGCAAGGCGCCGCTGACCTGGCTGGTGAACGGCCAGCTCCTCGGCAACTTCGACCGTTTCCAGCCGGTGTTCTACACGCCGGATGGCGAAGGCCTCGCGCGGATCACCGTGGTGGACGCCCAAGGCCGCAGCGACAGCGCCCAGGTCAGGTTCAAGAAGCCGAAGGGATGAGCAACGGCCTTGACCCGGCCGCGCGTTTGCGGTGGTTAGGCCCGCAATGCCAGATTCCGCCCGCGACGTTCTTCACATCACCTCGCTTGCCGAGCGGCGCCGCGCCTTCCTCATTCTGTTCGTCAGCCTGCTCTGCATGGGCGCGGGGCAAACCGTGCTGTTCAACATCCTGCCGCCGCTGTCGCGCCAGCTCCATCTGAGCGAGATCCAGACGACCTCGGTGTTCTCGGTCTCCGCGCTGGTCTGGGTGATCACCTCGACCTACTGGGGCAAGAAGAGCGACCATTGGGGCCGCAAGCCCGTCATGCTGATGGGGCTGATCGCCTTCGCGGCCTCCTTCGCCTTGTTCGCGAGCGTGATGCTGGGCGGGTTGCGCCACTGGCTGCCGGCCGTCGCGGTCTTTCCGCTGATGATCCTCACCCGTTCGATCTACGGCGTGTTCGGCTCGGGCACCGCGCCGGCGAGCCAAGCCTATGTCGCCGACCGCACCACGCCGCAGGAACGCATGCAGGGCGTCGCCACCATCGGTTCGGCGTTCGGCCTGGGCACCGTGGCCGGCCCCGCGATCGCGAGCCTGCTGACGCCCTTCGGCCTGCTGGTGCCGTTCTATTTCATCTCCGGCTTGGCG
The nucleotide sequence above comes from Rhizomicrobium sp.. Encoded proteins:
- the pbpC gene encoding penicillin-binding protein 1C, whose translation is MSPHWHSGLIVAAFALFGVACAVATADVANPPDMTRAVHASPEVVDSHGAMLRAFLTDDGYWRMKTRVRDVSPRYLAMLMAYEDKRFYDHGGVDPLAVLRAGLQFAGAGHVVSGGSTLTMQVARILEPPKSRGIGTKLFQMLRAYQLEERYSKDDILSLYLTLAPFGGNLEGVRAASLSYFGKDPAQIDLSEAALLVALPQSPVKQRPDRHAIRAAKGRDKVLARMVGEGIVTQGDADVARREGVPFARQAMPLSAPHLATRLKLRDRRATRIVTTLDAGLQGAVERLAAQEQPYFGDGTALAIVVVENRSRDVLAYMGGVNYWGPSGQIDLAQRSRSPGSALKPFIYGLAFDDLILHPASLMSDAPTMFGDYAPKDFEGTFQGAVSARDALRMSLNIPAVMVLDRVGPLAFTTTLENAGARLAFPAGGAAPSLPVALGGLGISLADIAMLYAGIANGGEARALRYVRGTPDAADHRLFGPVAAFYLKQVLRGVALPDGWAMGQGLTRKRAIAFKTGTSYGYRDAWSVGFSNDYTVGVWVGRADGSPRAGHVGRESAAPLLLKTFELLPPDRHADDPPPAAAILTSENDQLPPSMRVFRRESAPAPPRETTVPPPTIAFPPNGTIVPLPADTAKDRSIVLKADGGKAPLTWLVNGQLLGNFDRFQPVFYTPDGEGLARITVVDAQGRSDSAQVRFKKPKG